A single genomic interval of Anopheles marshallii chromosome 2, idAnoMarsDA_429_01, whole genome shotgun sequence harbors:
- the LOC128719104 gene encoding ER membrane protein complex subunit 2-A-like, whose amino-acid sequence MSCNVEDMSWSDARNLLRKWRDDNERKSDDVMQLWDNVLSSKQSKLGNERHLVLEQVIIAALDCNRIETAEHCVSILSAEFPGSLRIQKYRSMLLEALERYDDALDELEQIIRKDETNAAPRKRKVAILKTQGRTNEAIKELCDYMKIFMSDQEGWHELCNLYLAEGEYAKAAFCMEELLLHNPHSHLIHQRLADIRYTMGGIENIEMAKTHYCKAVKLNVNNLRALYGLFLCCGHISNSKAVVGKRKEAQKLAQWAMAQIQSRTQSATKEDTKAAHKMGKSRAAGCEDELQALEQAFGGLEVGKSTN is encoded by the exons AGTTGGTCAG ATGCCCGGAACTTGCTACGGAAGTGGCGGGACGATAACGAAAGGAAGAGTGACGATGTAATGCAACTGTGGGATAATGTACTGTCCTCAAAACAGAGCAAGCTAGGCAACGAACGTCACCTGGTGCTGGAACAGGTGATAATTGCTGCCCTCGATTGTAACCGCATCGAGACGGCGGAACACTGCGTGAGCATCCTGTCGGCCGAATTCCCCGGCAGTCTTCGCATACAAAAGTACCGATCGATGCTTCTAGAGGCGTTGGAACGGTACGATGATGCGCTGGACGAGCTGGAACAGATCATTCGGAAGGATGAAACGAATGCTGCACCGCGGAAGCGCAAAGTGGCCATTCTGAAAACGCAGGGCCGCACTAACGAAGCAATCAAGGAGCTGTGCGATTACATGAAAATCTTCATGTCCGACCAGGAGGGTTGGCATGAGCTATGCAATTTGTATCTGGCGGAAGGCGAATATGCGAAGGCGGCATTCTGCATGGAGGAGCTACTGCTGCACAACCCGCACAGTCACCTCATCCATCAGCGGTTGGCTGATATACGGTACACAATG GGTGGCATCGAGAATATCGAGATGGCTAAAACACACTACTGCAAAGCGGTAAAGCTGAACGTTAACAATCTGCGAGCCTtgtatggtttgtttttg TGCTGTGGCCACATTTCTAACTCGAAGGCCGTGGTGGGCAAAAGAAAGGAGGCGCAGAAGCTTGCTCAATGGGCAATGGCACAAATTCAGTCGCGAACACAATCGGCGACGAAAGAAGATACCAAAGCTGCCCACAAAATGGGCAAAAGTAGGGCCGCCGGATGTGAAGACGAGCTGCAAGCGCTCGAACAAGCATTCGGAGGTTTGGAAGTTGGAAAAAGCACTAATTGA
- the LOC128709418 gene encoding putative gustatory receptor 28b — protein sequence MLVQKLKTLFFALSADWWAEFRQWEHLCCPQRTTARLVFLFLFFLLLELTVFVITLLYIPSRIDTGSFFLNNGVPTILIIGTTGSVFGLTHMLSHRSQIGGVSLTLQHFDRTLQQLDFRLRCEQVSYWTTGWFVTVLITTILFSIAIQVFGRLVFNNLNTIVLIAFINVTNIPYIIFTVWFIVCELCVSYRVRLLHSLLEGEMRSLATTKRTNSKVKRPSHLIAGLTDLHAVLSIAVGHIRAVFSMHITVTIGAYVILLIFCIFSYYRAAVALGEIETNFAWLTGCWSLYNSCFLLPKVLFGAWIRMEADRLTKLVHHHLRQSGEQMVQDQLYILSQQLEHHSFSIRTGLFTINWPVYASVIGYISTYVVILIQFDSKAMDISKTNTPPIGNSR from the exons ATGTTGGTTCAAAAGCTGAAAACATTGTTCTTCGCATTGTCCGCCGATTGGTGGGCCGAGTTCCGCCAATGGGAACATCTGTGCTGTCCACAGCGGACAACAGCGCGGTTAGtgtttttgttcctgtttttcTTGCTGCTAGAGCTAACCGTTTTCGTCATAACGCTACTCTACATTCCTTCGCGTATCGACACGGGATCCTTTTTCCTGAACAACGGTGTGCCTACGATCTTGATAATTGGTACCACCGGAAGTGTCTTCGGTCTAACCCATATGCTCTCGCATCGAAGTCAAATTGGTGGCGTTTCATTAACGTTGCAACACTTTGATCGCACACTGCAGCAGCTGGATTTTCGACTGCGCTGTGAACAAGTCAGCTATTGGACGACAGGCTGGTTCGTTACGGTGTTGATCACGACGATCCTTTTCTCCATCGCCATACAGGTGTTTGGCAGACTGGTATTTAACAACTTGAACACCATCGTCCTGATAGCGTTCATAAACGTTACCAACATTCCATACATCATTTTCACGGTTTGGTTTATAGTTTGCGAACTTTGCGTATCGTACCGTGTGCGATTGCTTCACTCTCTACTAGAAGGTGAAATGCGCTCATTGGCCACGACTAAAAGAACGAATAGTAAGGTCAAACGACCTAGCCACCTGATAGCAGGTTTGACCGATCTGCATGCGGTACTTTCAATAGCCGTTGGTCACATTAGGGCGGTGTTCAGTATGCACATAACGGTGACCATCGGAGCGTACGTTATTCTGTTgatattttgcatattttcgtACTATCGAGCGGCCGTCGCGTTGggtgaaattgaaacaaacttTGCCTGGCTAACAGGATGCTGGAGCCTCTACAACAGTTGCTTTCTGCTACCGAAGGTTCTGTTCGGAGCGTGGATTAGAATGGAAGCGGATCGATTAACTAAACtcgttcatcatcatttgcGCCAATCTGGGGAGCAAATGGTGCAAGATCAG CTGTACATTTTATCTCAGCAGCTGGAACATCATTCGTTCAGCATCCGAACGGGGCTGTTCACCATAAATTGGCCAGTGTATGCTTCT GTTATCGGGTACATCAGTACGTACGTCGTAATTCTGATCCAGTTCGATAGTAAGGCAATGGATATCTCCAAAACTAACACGCCGCCGATTGGAAATTCCCGCTAA